From the genome of Thermodesulfobacteriota bacterium, one region includes:
- a CDS encoding cytochrome c3 family protein — protein sequence MLKRRPIYLLLFLICCLPLLYGAEWQGGPSVEIGVEAGVEGSGFESRRPGGLKYDKFGRIDPSPDMIALDQLPRDKFGFVDWATAIKEELISPRDSITGEKEKKEEPLSPSLSGDIIMRPGMDFMPDVVFPHDVHNLWLSCEICHPAMFKMQAGASSITMKDIWKGKFCGRCHGKVAFPVRNCFRCHSGEKKW from the coding sequence ATGCTGAAGAGAAGGCCCATATACCTCCTGCTCTTCCTCATCTGCTGCCTGCCGCTTCTATACGGGGCCGAGTGGCAGGGCGGACCGTCCGTAGAGATAGGCGTCGAGGCGGGCGTCGAGGGAAGCGGCTTCGAATCCAGGCGTCCCGGGGGGCTCAAGTACGACAAGTTCGGCCGGATCGACCCCTCGCCGGACATGATAGCGTTGGACCAACTCCCCAGGGACAAGTTCGGCTTCGTGGACTGGGCCACGGCAATAAAGGAGGAGTTGATCTCACCTCGCGATTCGATCACCGGGGAGAAAGAAAAAAAGGAGGAACCGCTCTCCCCCTCCCTCTCCGGAGACATAATCATGAGGCCCGGCATGGACTTCATGCCGGACGTGGTCTTTCCTCACGACGTGCACAACCTGTGGCTGAGCTGCGAGATATGCCACCCCGCCATGTTCAAGATGCAGGCGGGAGCCTCATCCATAACCATGAAAGACATATGGAAGGGCAAGTTCTGCGGGCGCTGCCACGGCAAGGTGGCCTTCCCCGTAAGGAACTGTTTCAGGTGCCACTCGGGCGAGAAGAAGTGGTAG
- a CDS encoding peptidase U32 family protein, producing MEKVEVVAPAGNLTSLKAAIDSGADVVYLGLSGATNARNFEGLNFTPEDLEEGIRYLRDRGKKFYLAVNTFPQGDDFPKWRGAVDRAASLKADAVILADLGVLSYAREKYPDINIHLSVQASSSNYESIEFYRRHFGIKRVVLPRVLTIEEMKELKERTPVELEVFLLGGLCINIEGRCYLSSFLTGASTNTEGACSPSRFVRFEGAEEGVTPNGTMTISLNGVLLNELARGESSPYPTCCKGRYVMPDGRSFYAMEEPESLNALELLPSLIGAGVSALKIEGRQRTKSYVAAMTGVVRQAVDAYYRDPAAYGVAGEWKRKVLKSFEGSSQTLGCYVGK from the coding sequence ATGGAAAAGGTTGAAGTAGTCGCACCGGCGGGGAACCTTACCTCGCTCAAGGCCGCGATAGACAGCGGCGCGGACGTGGTCTATCTGGGGCTGAGCGGCGCCACCAACGCCCGCAACTTCGAGGGGCTCAACTTCACCCCCGAAGACCTGGAGGAGGGGATAAGGTACCTGCGCGACAGGGGAAAAAAATTCTACCTCGCGGTCAATACCTTCCCCCAGGGGGACGATTTTCCGAAGTGGCGGGGGGCAGTGGACCGGGCGGCCTCGCTCAAGGCGGACGCCGTCATACTGGCCGACCTCGGAGTGCTCAGCTACGCGAGAGAGAAGTACCCGGACATAAACATACACCTGAGCGTCCAGGCCAGTTCCTCCAACTACGAGAGTATAGAGTTCTACCGTCGCCACTTCGGAATCAAGAGGGTGGTCCTTCCGAGGGTCCTTACCATCGAAGAGATGAAGGAGCTGAAGGAGAGGACTCCGGTCGAGCTCGAGGTCTTCCTCCTCGGAGGGCTCTGCATCAATATAGAAGGCCGGTGCTATTTGTCGAGCTTTCTGACCGGCGCCTCGACCAACACCGAGGGGGCGTGTTCGCCCTCCAGGTTCGTACGCTTCGAGGGCGCCGAAGAGGGTGTGACACCCAACGGCACCATGACGATAAGCCTTAACGGAGTCCTCCTGAACGAACTCGCGCGCGGCGAGTCGTCTCCATACCCGACCTGCTGCAAGGGCAGATATGTAATGCCGGACGGAAGGAGTTTTTACGCGATGGAGGAGCCCGAGTCGCTTAACGCGTTGGAGCTCCTGCCCTCTCTTATAGGGGCGGGCGTGAGCGCGCTTAAGATAGAGGGCCGCCAGAGGACGAAGAGCTACGTGGCCGCCATGACGGGGGTGGTGAGGCAGGCGGTGGACGCCTACTACCGGGACCCGGCGGCATACGGCGTGGCCGGAGAGTGGAAGAGGAAGGTGCTCAAGAGCTTCGAGGGGTCGAGCCAGACACTCGGCTGCTACGTCGGGAAGTAG
- a CDS encoding SCP2 sterol-binding domain-containing protein, protein MSSERGEGREKLEGLAFRLVRLPLRCVPRWIEAIGAGAFISGVVERNPRFRARLKELQGKVFLFEATDIAKNFHLRITGDDIMVVPNIVGEPDVTMRGEVRVLVDLLLGREDADTVFFSRKLEISGDTAVAIHFKNILADL, encoded by the coding sequence ATGAGCTCCGAGCGGGGGGAGGGGAGGGAGAAGCTCGAAGGGCTGGCCTTCAGGCTGGTCCGCCTGCCGCTCCGGTGCGTGCCGCGCTGGATAGAGGCCATAGGGGCGGGGGCCTTTATCTCCGGCGTGGTCGAGAGGAACCCCCGCTTCAGGGCGCGCCTGAAGGAGCTCCAGGGAAAGGTCTTCCTCTTCGAGGCCACGGACATAGCTAAAAATTTTCACCTCCGCATCACGGGGGATGATATAATGGTGGTACCGAATATCGTCGGCGAGCCGGACGTTACGATGAGGGGCGAGGTGAGGGTGCTGGTCGACCTCCTCCTCGGCAGGGAGGACGCGGACACGGTCTTTTTCTCAAGAAAGCTCGAGATATCGGGCGACACCGCCGTAGCGATACACTTCAAGAACATCCTCGCGGACCTTTAG
- the ubiE gene encoding bifunctional demethylmenaquinone methyltransferase/2-methoxy-6-polyprenyl-1,4-benzoquinol methylase UbiE, giving the protein MKNTHFGNKVVAEEEKEGLVRELFTSVAGRYDLMNDLMSLGTHRLWKRLIVGKTGLRAGETAIDVAGGTADIAMLMKDRVGEGGQVVVYDINREMLALGREKCIDKGLIKNMRYVQGDAESISFEDNTFHCATVGFGIRNVTRLEAAFKEMARVVKPGGRVVCLEFSHLSNPALQKLYDAYSFNVIPMIGEAITGRRSAYDYLVESIRKFPVQEELKEIMEGAGLFRVTYHNFFNGIAAVHVGTKV; this is encoded by the coding sequence ATGAAGAATACGCATTTCGGAAACAAGGTGGTGGCCGAAGAGGAGAAGGAGGGCCTCGTAAGGGAGCTCTTCACCTCGGTGGCCGGCCGCTACGACCTGATGAACGACCTCATGAGCCTCGGCACCCACAGGCTCTGGAAGAGGCTCATAGTCGGGAAGACGGGTCTAAGGGCGGGTGAGACGGCCATAGACGTGGCCGGAGGCACGGCCGATATAGCGATGCTCATGAAGGACAGGGTGGGGGAGGGGGGGCAGGTGGTCGTATACGACATAAACCGGGAGATGCTGGCCCTCGGCAGGGAGAAGTGCATAGACAAGGGGCTTATTAAAAACATGCGGTACGTGCAGGGGGACGCCGAATCGATCTCCTTCGAGGACAACACCTTCCACTGCGCCACGGTAGGCTTCGGCATAAGGAACGTAACGCGCCTGGAGGCGGCCTTCAAGGAGATGGCGCGGGTGGTCAAGCCCGGCGGTCGGGTCGTGTGCCTCGAGTTCTCTCACCTCTCAAACCCGGCACTGCAAAAGCTCTACGACGCCTACTCCTTCAACGTCATACCGATGATAGGAGAGGCCATAACCGGCAGGCGCTCCGCCTACGACTACCTTGTCGAATCCATAAGGAAGTTCCCGGTCCAGGAGGAGCTTAAGGAGATTATGGAGGGCGCGGGGTTGTTCCGGGTGACCTACCATAACTTTTTTAACGGCATCGCGGCCGTTCACGTGGGGACCAAGGTATGA
- a CDS encoding prohibitin family protein codes for MGEIYDLKKGPLLAQGSKMLPLVAVIFLLVVLASASFQTIGPGERGVVFSRFGGIQDRILDEGLRFKIPFIEYIIPIDVRIQKAQTDSSASSKDLQVVSSTIAVNYHIDPNKVNKVYQEIGVYFKERVIDPAVQESVKSATARFTAEELITRREEVKEVIKENLAVRLAQFDILVDEFNIVDFTFSRSFNDSIEAKQTAEQHALKAERDLDRIKIEAEQKLTRAKAEAEGQRIQSKTITPTILQLRAIEKWDGHFPQVVGGALPFIDIGTVKPMKK; via the coding sequence ATGGGTGAAATCTACGATCTCAAAAAAGGCCCTCTTCTAGCCCAGGGCTCGAAGATGCTTCCCCTGGTCGCCGTCATATTCCTCCTGGTCGTTCTCGCAAGCGCGTCGTTCCAGACCATCGGGCCGGGCGAGAGGGGGGTTGTGTTCAGCAGGTTCGGCGGCATACAGGACCGCATCCTGGACGAGGGGCTGCGCTTCAAGATACCCTTCATAGAGTACATAATCCCGATAGACGTCCGGATACAGAAGGCCCAGACCGACTCGTCGGCCTCTTCCAAGGACCTCCAGGTGGTCTCCTCTACCATAGCGGTCAACTACCACATAGACCCCAATAAGGTCAACAAGGTCTACCAGGAGATAGGGGTCTACTTCAAGGAAAGGGTGATCGACCCGGCGGTGCAGGAGTCGGTCAAGTCCGCGACCGCCCGGTTTACCGCCGAAGAGCTCATAACCAGAAGAGAAGAGGTAAAGGAAGTCATAAAGGAGAACCTGGCCGTGCGTCTCGCGCAGTTCGACATCCTGGTGGACGAGTTCAACATAGTGGACTTCACCTTCTCGAGGAGCTTTAACGACTCCATTGAGGCCAAGCAGACCGCCGAGCAGCACGCGCTCAAGGCCGAGAGGGACCTCGATAGGATAAAGATCGAGGCCGAGCAGAAGCTTACCCGCGCAAAGGCCGAGGCCGAGGGCCAGAGGATTCAGAGCAAGACCATAACGCCGACCATCCTCCAGCTCCGCGCCATCGAGAAGTGGGACGGCCACTTCCCGCAGGTCGTGGGAGGGGCGCTGCCCTTTATAGACATAGGCACGGTCAAGCCCATGAAGAAGTAA
- a CDS encoding U32 family peptidase, with the protein MELTLGPVLFDWKRADLLKFYDEVADMPLDRVYIGEVVCAKKKGLSPKDIERVGRMLEGAGKEVVVSTLAVVSNDEEVRLVSEMVSLPFVVEANDLSALNVAETTGKAEKIFAGPHITAYNAEGVEFLKSAGVGRVVFPVELPRESVKHNIEKTGIDAELFAHGKAPLAFSWRCYTSRAYGLGKSDCRYHCSAHPDGMEIKSLSGEPVFNVNGTSVLSARTYTLVEFVEDIKEVGVKALRVSPQYRDTGKVVDIFRERVDGGTGAEALLKLRAISGEEFCNGWYAGGAGKDYTGVKTAIGV; encoded by the coding sequence ATGGAGCTCACCCTCGGCCCCGTGCTCTTCGACTGGAAGAGGGCCGACCTTTTAAAATTCTACGACGAGGTGGCGGATATGCCGCTCGACAGGGTCTATATCGGGGAGGTGGTGTGCGCCAAGAAGAAGGGCCTTTCGCCGAAGGATATAGAGCGGGTCGGCCGGATGCTCGAGGGCGCGGGCAAGGAGGTCGTGGTATCCACCCTTGCCGTCGTCTCGAACGACGAGGAAGTTAGGCTCGTTAGCGAGATGGTCTCGCTCCCCTTCGTTGTCGAGGCCAACGACCTGTCGGCGCTGAACGTGGCCGAAACGACGGGCAAGGCGGAAAAAATATTCGCGGGGCCGCACATAACCGCGTACAACGCCGAGGGCGTGGAGTTCCTGAAAAGCGCGGGTGTGGGGAGGGTCGTTTTCCCGGTGGAGCTTCCGAGGGAGTCGGTAAAGCATAATATCGAAAAGACAGGCATCGACGCGGAGCTCTTCGCCCACGGAAAGGCGCCCCTTGCCTTCTCCTGGAGGTGCTACACGTCGAGGGCCTACGGGCTCGGGAAAAGCGACTGCCGCTACCACTGCTCCGCGCACCCGGACGGCATGGAGATAAAGAGTTTAAGCGGCGAGCCCGTCTTCAACGTGAACGGCACCTCGGTCCTGAGCGCGCGCACCTACACGCTCGTCGAGTTCGTGGAGGACATAAAGGAGGTAGGGGTGAAGGCGTTGAGGGTGTCGCCTCAGTACAGGGATACGGGAAAGGTGGTCGATATCTTCAGGGAGAGGGTCGACGGCGGGACCGGGGCGGAGGCGCTTTTAAAGCTCAGGGCGATAAGCGGTGAGGAGTTCTGTAACGGCTGGTATGCGGGAGGGGCCGGCAAGGACTATACGGGCGTTAAGACGGCTATAGGCGTATGA
- the ubiB gene encoding 2-polyprenylphenol 6-hydroxylase: MGSHTVTNIRRLHKIATTLIRYGFGGLVGEIKLFPFLSVIERLFIFRGGRGRSVPERIRLVLEELGPTFIKLGQVASTRADVLPREWVEEFKKLQDMVPPFPFAEVKKTVERSLGAPLSDKFASFDETPIASASIAQVHKATLPDGTRVAVKVKRPHIEHTIDADISVMYTVARLLDRHVPAAKRYRPMDVVDEFARVIHNEIDLTVEGGNMSRFARMFEGDPLVHIPGIYWDRTTVEVLTMERISGTPMDEAEKIKALGLDIKEVAENGIRAFFRQVFEFGVFHADLHPGNIFVRDDGVLIYLDFGIVGRLDRTVRRYLASMLYYLVKEDYHRMAVVHREMGLIGRNVDIHEFEDALRDITAPIFGRSLEEINISALLMKLIQTARRFNMKLQPNLLLLQKSMVIIEGVGRQLYPDINMWEVAKPLIYKWMAREKLLSSPKAVVDRGRESGGELLEAVLDVPGQVHALFGAALRDDIKIGFVHHRLETLSDEVEGAGRRTFMGLVMAALILGSFMAATFSGIDASRVLGLPVISWVGFAVSVVLGVRLWAWSGWRD; encoded by the coding sequence ATGGGATCCCACACCGTAACGAACATACGCAGGCTCCACAAGATAGCCACGACCCTTATAAGGTACGGCTTCGGCGGGCTGGTAGGCGAGATCAAGCTGTTCCCCTTCCTCTCGGTCATAGAGAGGCTCTTTATCTTCAGGGGCGGCAGGGGGCGGAGCGTACCCGAGAGGATAAGGCTCGTCCTCGAAGAGCTCGGGCCGACCTTCATAAAGCTCGGGCAGGTGGCCTCCACCCGGGCCGACGTCCTGCCCCGGGAATGGGTGGAGGAGTTCAAAAAACTCCAGGACATGGTCCCGCCCTTCCCGTTCGCGGAGGTAAAGAAGACCGTAGAGCGTTCGCTGGGCGCCCCTCTGTCCGACAAGTTCGCTTCCTTTGACGAGACCCCCATAGCGTCAGCTTCCATAGCGCAGGTGCATAAGGCGACCCTTCCCGACGGCACCCGCGTGGCGGTAAAGGTCAAGAGACCGCATATCGAGCACACCATAGATGCCGACATATCGGTCATGTACACGGTCGCCCGGCTCCTGGACCGCCACGTTCCGGCGGCGAAGCGCTACAGGCCCATGGACGTCGTCGACGAGTTCGCGAGGGTCATACACAACGAGATAGACCTCACGGTCGAGGGCGGCAACATGAGCCGCTTCGCCAGGATGTTCGAGGGCGACCCGCTCGTGCATATACCCGGGATTTACTGGGACAGGACCACGGTCGAGGTCCTCACCATGGAGCGGATAAGCGGTACGCCCATGGACGAGGCGGAGAAGATAAAGGCCCTGGGGCTCGACATAAAGGAGGTGGCGGAGAACGGGATAAGGGCCTTCTTCCGCCAGGTATTCGAGTTCGGCGTCTTTCACGCGGACCTCCACCCGGGCAATATATTCGTAAGGGACGACGGCGTGCTCATCTACCTGGACTTCGGCATAGTCGGAAGGCTCGACAGGACGGTCCGGCGCTACCTCGCGAGCATGCTCTACTACCTCGTAAAGGAGGACTACCACAGGATGGCCGTGGTCCACAGGGAGATGGGCCTTATAGGGCGGAACGTGGACATACACGAGTTCGAGGACGCCTTGAGGGATATAACCGCGCCCATATTCGGGAGGTCGCTGGAGGAGATAAACATATCCGCCCTCCTTATGAAGCTCATCCAGACCGCGAGGCGTTTCAACATGAAGCTCCAGCCGAACCTCTTGCTTCTGCAGAAGAGCATGGTCATCATAGAGGGCGTCGGAAGGCAGCTCTATCCGGACATAAACATGTGGGAGGTGGCGAAGCCGCTCATCTATAAATGGATGGCCAGGGAGAAACTCCTCTCTTCCCCCAAGGCCGTTGTGGACAGGGGCAGGGAGTCCGGTGGGGAGTTGCTGGAGGCGGTCCTGGACGTCCCCGGCCAGGTGCACGCGCTCTTCGGCGCCGCCCTGAGGGACGATATAAAGATCGGTTTCGTACACCACAGGCTCGAGACCCTCTCCGATGAGGTCGAAGGGGCGGGCAGGCGGACCTTCATGGGGCTTGTCATGGCGGCCCTTATCCTTGGTTCTTTCATGGCCGCGACGTTCTCGGGCATCGACGCCTCGCGCGTCCTCGGCTTGCCGGTCATAAGCTGGGTGGGCTTCGCCGTATCGGTCGTCCTCGGCGTAAGGCTCTGGGCATGGAGCGGGTGGAGGGATTAG